A genomic region of Cygnus atratus isolate AKBS03 ecotype Queensland, Australia chromosome 13, CAtr_DNAZoo_HiC_assembly, whole genome shotgun sequence contains the following coding sequences:
- the LPAR4 gene encoding lysophosphatidic acid receptor 4, translated as MGNHSNNHTCLTDDSFKYNLYGAVYSVVFILGLITNCASLFVFCCRMKMRSETAIFMTNLAVSDLLFVFTLPFKIFYNFNRHWPFGDSLCKISGTAFLTNIYGSMLFLTCISVDRFLAIVYPFRSRTIRTRRNSAIVCAGVWILVLSGGISASLFSTTNISNSSTTCFEGFSKRIWKTYLSKITIFIEVVGFIIPLLLNLTCSSLVLRTLRKPATLSQIGTNKEKVLKMIIVHVAIFVVCFVPYNSILFLYALVRSQAIANCSLERFARTMYPITLCIATMNCCFDPFIYYFTSESFQKSFNIKTQIKMDSLFKTETPLTKTALPAPQDEISDQAITNGGDPTSESHF; from the coding sequence ATGGGAAACCACAGCAACAATCATACCTGTTTGACAGATGATTCCTTCAAGTACAACTTGTATGGAGCTGTGTACAGTGTGGTCTTCATCCTTGGTTTAATTACCAACTGTGCCtccctctttgttttctgctgtcgGATGAAAATGCGAAGCGAAACGGCCATTTTCATGACAAACCTGGCAGTTTCAGACTTGCTGTTTGTGTTCACTTTGCCTTTTAAGATCTTTTACAATTTCAACAGGCATTGGCCTTTCGGAGATAGCCTGTGCAAGATTTCTGGTACAGCATTTCTCACCAACATCTACGGTAGCATGCTGTTTCTCACTTGCATTAGCGTTGACCGTTTCCTCGCTATCGTCTATCCATTCCGATCTCGTACCATAAGGACCAGAAGAAATTCAGCCATAGTCTGTGCTGGTGTTTGGATATTGGTCCTCAGCGGTGGAATTTCAGCTTCATTGTTTTCCACAACCAACATCTCCAACTCCAGCACAACCTGTTTTGAAGGTTTTTCCAAACGTATCTGGAAAACCTATTTGTCTAAGATCACTATATTTATTGAAGTGGTAGGATTCATAATTCCTTTGCTACTCAACCTTACGTGCTCTTCTTTAGTTCTCAGGACTCTCCGGAAACCTGCCACCTTGTCTCAGATCGGgacaaacaaagagaaagtaTTGAAAATGATCATTGTGCATGTGGCCATTTTTGTCGTGTGCTTTGTGCCTTACAATTCCATACTCTTCTTGTATGCCCTTGTGCGGTCCCAAGCGATAGCAAACTGCTCCTTGGAGAGGTTTGCAAGGACAATGTACCCAATCACGTTGTGCATTGCAACAATGAACTGCTGCTTTGACCCATTCATCTATTACTTCACATCAGAATCTTTCCAGAAATCTTTCAACATAAAGACCCAGATAAAAATGGATTCTCTTTTCAAGACTGAGACCCCTCTAACAAAGACTGCACTACCAGCACCACAGGACGAAATAAGTGACCAAGCTATTACAAATGGGGGAGATCCAACATCTGAATCACATTTCTAG